ATCGGCTGAGAGCCCTCGTTGTTCGTAGTACACTTCATCCGGCAGCCACTGATGGTGGATGCGCGCGGCATCTACCGCTTCTTGCGGCAACATGCCGAAGTCGAGAATATTGAGCGCGCTTTGTAAGGTGATGCTGATGATGCGAGAGCCGCCCGGAGAGCCCAGCACCAGCAGTGTTTTACCGTCTTTCGTCACCAGCGACGGGCTCATGGATGACAATGGACGTTTGCCCGGTGCGATGGCATTGCGCTCGCCCTGCACCAACCCATACAGGTTTTTCTCACCGACTTTTACCGTGAAATCATCCATTTCGTCATTCAGGAAAAAGCCGGTGCCGGGTGCCATAACGACCGCCCCGAAGCGCCCGTTGACGGTATAGGTGGTGGAAACGGCATTGCCCTGACTGTCAACAATCGAATAGTGGGTGGTTTCCGGTTTCTCATGCGGTTCCATACCCGGTTTCACCTGGTCAGACGGCGTGGCGTGGGTTGCATCAATTTTTTTACGGATTTCAGCCGCATACGCTTTGCTTAACAGGCGCTCGGTCGGGTTGTTGATAAACGCCGGATCGCCCAGGTACGTGTTTCTGTCCATATACGCATGGCGCATGGCTTCGGTCATCACATGAATCGCCTGCGCTGAATTAAATCCCATGCTTTTTAGGTCATAGCCTTCAAGAATGTTGAGGGTTTCGCACAAGGTAATGCCACCTGAGCTCGGCGGCGGGGCGGAAATAAACTGATAGCCGCGATAGTTGCAGGTGATAGGCTGGCTTTCGGTGACACGGTAGCTGGCAAAATCGGCTGCCGTCAAAATCCCGCCACCTTTTTTAGCTGCTTCTTCGATGCGCTGAGGCAGACTACCCTGGTAGAACGCCTGCGGGCC
This sequence is a window from Dickeya aquatica. Protein-coding genes within it:
- the ggt gene encoding gamma-glutamyltransferase, with protein sequence MTAGTWLLPLSVSALLVSGAVHAVSAPAVEAKNGMVATSQYLASQTGIEILKMGGNAIDAAVAVGYAQAVVNPCCGNIGGGGFMTIHLADGKDTFINFRETAPAAASATMYLDADGKVKKDASLYGYLAAGVPGTVLGLETAREKYGKLTRAQVMAPAITLAREGFVLTRGDTDILDTTVKRFKQDPQAASIFLRADGSALQPGDKLVQTDLAATLQAISDNGPQAFYQGSLPQRIEEAAKKGGGILTAADFASYRVTESQPITCNYRGYQFISAPPPSSGGITLCETLNILEGYDLKSMGFNSAQAIHVMTEAMRHAYMDRNTYLGDPAFINNPTERLLSKAYAAEIRKKIDATHATPSDQVKPGMEPHEKPETTHYSIVDSQGNAVSTTYTVNGRFGAVVMAPGTGFFLNDEMDDFTVKVGEKNLYGLVQGERNAIAPGKRPLSSMSPSLVTKDGKTLLVLGSPGGSRIISITLQSALNILDFGMLPQEAVDAARIHHQWLPDEVYYEQRGLSADTLALLKERGYKMVEQTPWGATELIMVGLPGMEGVIPANSGNDSAVSGKVREGYLYGANDSRRPAGAAIGY